The following proteins are encoded in a genomic region of Vibrio spartinae:
- a CDS encoding type II toxin-antitoxin system HipA family toxin, protein MLNSPLTVKRTLSDGRKLTVGTLAENKSGTYFQYDVDYLQRHTTSLAPFNLKADLSLQKAPKHPHYGLHGVFADSLPDGWGLYLMDRVFRKHGYNPHLITALERLAYIGEQCLGALSYEPEITLAEPDIADINLMTLGKEAIQEFEGTESHLIEHLMHAGGSGGARPKMNVTQCSDGCYSTHPDALGKKLIVKLTSEKFALKHAESLVEFTYMTMAKNLGIEVPEFTLIDAGEGQFWLQQTRFDCTEKGRYHMISACGLLDASFREPSLDYVDLIKATRLLCNLDEARKMLKRALFNFITVNQDDHAKNFAFLADDSDQWRLSPFYDVVYSPSPYREHMTSFLGDGKNPVKALQQMAGQAGYSSVKPLQDMLEEIYTETQNFQTQARNLGLSETLIKEIAQQMDIRWKQLQ, encoded by the coding sequence ATGCTTAATTCGCCGCTGACCGTTAAAAGAACACTATCCGACGGACGAAAACTCACCGTCGGCACACTCGCTGAAAACAAAAGCGGTACCTACTTTCAATATGATGTAGATTATTTGCAGCGACACACCACATCACTAGCTCCCTTTAATCTCAAAGCGGATTTGAGTCTACAGAAAGCACCAAAACACCCCCATTATGGCTTGCATGGTGTATTTGCTGACAGTTTACCGGACGGTTGGGGGCTTTATCTGATGGATCGGGTCTTCAGAAAACATGGCTATAACCCTCACTTGATTACCGCACTGGAACGGTTAGCTTATATCGGGGAACAATGCCTCGGCGCACTCTCTTATGAACCGGAAATTACGCTGGCAGAACCCGATATCGCTGATATAAACCTCATGACGCTAGGTAAAGAAGCGATTCAAGAATTTGAAGGCACCGAATCCCACTTGATTGAACATTTAATGCACGCCGGTGGCTCCGGTGGTGCCCGCCCCAAAATGAATGTAACTCAATGTAGTGACGGCTGCTATTCCACTCATCCGGACGCGCTTGGAAAAAAGCTGATCGTCAAACTAACATCGGAAAAATTCGCGTTAAAACATGCGGAAAGTCTAGTGGAATTCACCTATATGACGATGGCGAAAAATCTGGGAATCGAGGTGCCTGAGTTTACGCTGATCGATGCCGGTGAAGGTCAGTTCTGGCTGCAACAAACACGCTTTGACTGTACGGAAAAAGGCCGCTATCACATGATCTCTGCCTGTGGTCTGCTGGATGCATCCTTCCGAGAGCCCTCGCTGGATTATGTTGATCTCATCAAAGCCACACGACTGTTGTGTAATTTGGATGAAGCCAGAAAAATGCTCAAAAGAGCACTATTTAACTTTATCACCGTCAATCAGGACGACCATGCCAAAAACTTTGCCTTTCTCGCTGATGATAGCGATCAATGGCGGCTCTCTCCTTTCTACGATGTTGTCTATAGCCCATCGCCATACCGAGAGCACATGACCTCTTTTCTCGGAGATGGCAAAAATCCGGTAAAAGCTTTGCAACAGATGGCCGGACAAGCGGGATATTCCAGTGTAAAACCACTTCAGGATATGTTGGAAGAAATCTACACAGAAACCCAAAACTTTCAAACACAGGCCAGAAACCTTGGATTATCCGAAACGTTGATCAAAGAGATTGCTCAGCAGATGGATATCCGCTGGAAGCAACTCCAGTGA
- a CDS encoding helix-turn-helix domain-containing protein: protein MLSLYTAYDIQLELKEFIKQSRKQQKLTVEALANRSGVPYSTIRKFENSGNISLRQFLMLFEAVGDIGQIRTLIQAHPSEPKSIDEVLKDA, encoded by the coding sequence ATGCTGTCTCTATACACCGCTTATGATATTCAGCTTGAGTTAAAAGAATTCATCAAACAATCCCGCAAGCAGCAAAAACTCACGGTTGAAGCGTTGGCAAATCGTTCTGGTGTGCCTTACAGCACGATCAGAAAATTTGAAAACAGCGGTAATATCTCTCTCCGACAGTTTCTGATGCTATTTGAAGCGGTTGGTGATATTGGCCAAATCAGAACACTGATTCAGGCTCATCCGTCGGAACCCAAAAGTATTGATGAGGTCCTGAAAGATGCTTAA
- a CDS encoding HVO_A0114 family putative DNA-binding protein: MYASSSPASFSAQGSICFAGDRAGEHVPQVDEPKVWYTSVNAVAQILRPENIALLRLIDTEKPASLTALARISGRAKSNLSNTLKTLSEKGFVRMEPLTGKILKPMAIYTDFEIISDSALEQKLLKLMADKPAA; this comes from the coding sequence GTGTACGCCTCTAGCTCTCCGGCATCTTTTTCAGCTCAGGGTTCAATCTGTTTTGCTGGCGATCGCGCAGGGGAACATGTGCCGCAAGTGGACGAGCCGAAGGTTTGGTACACATCGGTCAATGCGGTAGCACAGATTTTAAGGCCGGAGAATATTGCCTTATTACGCCTGATTGATACGGAAAAACCGGCAAGTCTGACAGCGTTAGCCAGAATCTCCGGTCGGGCCAAATCGAATTTGTCCAACACGTTAAAAACGCTCAGTGAAAAAGGCTTTGTGCGGATGGAGCCATTGACAGGTAAGATCCTCAAGCCGATGGCGATTTATACCGATTTTGAGATTATCTCGGACTCCGCACTTGAGCAGAAGTTATTAAAATTAATGGCGGATAAGCCTGCGGCTTGA
- a CDS encoding HEPN domain-containing protein: MKKTLDHLPERKQQDIDTIATILRDVVDEYVAGRSGKKAGFKIHKIILFGSYAKGNWVNDPANGYVSDYDILVIVNRFELVEEFTLWSLAEDRISRRIPKTPLGLIVHTLGEVNQWLHDGHYFFRDIREQGIELYSADGRELALPGDLSAEESRQIAQNHFDRWFKNVLDCLNVFQLIFKNPQFELAKAAFELHQATERLFACTLLVCTNYLPKTHDLEKLRAFCAGQDERFARLFPADNQFHRRSFHRLKRAYVDARYSEHYEITVEELDYLAEEVEKLKVLTEEVCRGRIGENIESQRKK; this comes from the coding sequence ATGAAAAAGACACTTGACCATCTTCCCGAGCGGAAACAACAGGATATTGACACCATTGCGACTATTTTACGTGATGTGGTGGATGAATATGTGGCAGGCAGAAGCGGTAAAAAAGCCGGTTTTAAGATCCACAAAATTATCCTGTTCGGCAGTTATGCCAAAGGCAACTGGGTCAACGACCCGGCCAACGGTTATGTCAGCGACTATGACATACTGGTGATCGTCAATCGCTTTGAACTGGTGGAAGAGTTCACCCTGTGGAGTCTGGCGGAAGACCGTATCAGCCGTCGCATTCCCAAAACCCCGTTGGGGCTGATTGTTCATACCCTTGGCGAAGTTAATCAGTGGCTGCACGACGGGCACTATTTCTTTCGGGATATCCGCGAGCAAGGCATCGAACTGTACAGCGCTGATGGTCGCGAGCTGGCACTGCCGGGCGATTTAAGCGCTGAAGAAAGTCGGCAGATTGCGCAGAATCATTTTGATCGCTGGTTCAAAAATGTACTTGATTGTTTGAACGTCTTTCAGCTCATCTTTAAGAACCCGCAGTTTGAACTGGCAAAAGCAGCCTTTGAACTCCATCAAGCCACTGAACGCCTGTTTGCCTGCACCCTGTTAGTGTGTACCAACTATCTGCCCAAAACTCACGATCTGGAAAAACTGCGTGCTTTCTGTGCCGGGCAAGACGAACGCTTCGCCCGCCTGTTCCCTGCCGACAACCAGTTTCACCGCCGCAGCTTCCACCGCCTCAAACGCGCCTATGTCGATGCCCGCTATTCCGAGCATTACGAAATCACTGTTGAAGAGCTGGATTATCTGGCCGAAGAGGTGGAAAAACTCAAAGTGCTGACGGAGGAAGTTTGTCGGGGAAGGATTGGAGAGAATATTGAATCGCAAAGGAAGAAATAA